Proteins from one Deinococcus sp. AB2017081 genomic window:
- a CDS encoding uridine kinase family protein codes for MRSRSGAVVTPRVIAIAGGSASGKSTLTRRLRDLLGPGASVVALDEFFRTDRTHGPFVVSPVDGGRHFDLNHPDAFDVPAILARIDELSRDGQRVQFILIDGAFALAFDDLTERLHLKVFVWLDDDLRLGRKIARNFAERGTNPAITFQNYVNSGRPGHDLHVARTMSKADVILHGNNSPDDNARIVSTLIHHLQPEGFP; via the coding sequence GTGCGTTCCCGCTCGGGTGCGGTCGTGACGCCCAGGGTCATCGCCATCGCAGGCGGCTCGGCCTCGGGCAAGTCCACCCTCACCCGGCGGCTGCGCGACCTGCTCGGGCCCGGAGCCTCCGTCGTCGCGCTGGACGAGTTCTTTCGCACGGATCGGACACACGGGCCCTTCGTCGTGTCGCCGGTCGATGGCGGGCGGCACTTCGACCTCAACCATCCGGACGCCTTCGACGTGCCGGCGATCCTGGCCCGGATCGACGAGCTGAGCCGCGATGGGCAACGGGTTCAGTTCATCCTGATCGACGGGGCCTTCGCGCTGGCCTTCGACGATCTCACGGAGCGGCTACATCTCAAGGTGTTCGTGTGGCTGGACGACGACCTGCGCCTCGGTCGGAAGATCGCCCGGAACTTCGCGGAGCGCGGCACGAACCCAGCCATCACCTTCCAGAACTACGTGAACAGCGGACGACCCGGGCACGACCTGCACGTCGCCAGAACGATGAGCAAGGCCGACGTCATCCTGCACGGCAACAACAGTCCGGACGACAACGCCCGGATCGTCTCCACCCTGATCCACCATCTCCAACCTGAGGGGTTTCCATGA
- a CDS encoding aspartate carbamoyltransferase catalytic subunit → MTAATPKTARPRNLLDFQDWNPERLTAILDNADTMLQVLDRPVKKVPALQGLTICTAFFENSTRTRTSFELAARRMSADVMTFAAGASSVSKGESLRDTIEVLTQYKVDAYIVRHHASGAAHLVHQYSGKPVINAGDGRRAHPTQALLDAYTVRQEFGSLEGKTVAILGDIRHSRVARSNAELLPKLGARVVLCGPATLLPADLAALPGVTLTTDPVEAVRGAHAVMALRLQQERMSGGYLGSLQEYADTYQVNETLMAHAESGAIVLHPGPMNRDVEISTEAADGPRSRILKQVENGQAIRMSVLYHLLVGRD, encoded by the coding sequence ATGACGGCCGCCACCCCGAAAACCGCCCGGCCCCGCAACCTGCTGGACTTCCAGGACTGGAACCCCGAACGCCTCACCGCCATCCTCGACAACGCGGACACCATGCTGCAGGTGCTCGACCGGCCCGTGAAGAAGGTGCCGGCCCTGCAGGGCCTGACCATCTGCACCGCGTTCTTCGAGAATTCCACCCGCACCCGCACCAGCTTCGAACTCGCCGCGCGCCGCATGAGCGCCGACGTCATGACCTTCGCCGCCGGAGCGAGCAGCGTCAGCAAGGGCGAGAGCCTGCGCGACACCATCGAGGTGCTCACCCAGTACAAGGTCGACGCGTACATCGTCCGGCACCACGCCAGCGGCGCGGCCCACCTGGTACACCAGTACAGCGGCAAACCCGTCATCAACGCCGGCGACGGCCGCCGCGCCCACCCCACCCAGGCCCTGCTCGACGCCTACACCGTGCGGCAGGAGTTCGGCTCGCTGGAAGGGAAGACGGTCGCCATCCTCGGCGACATCCGCCACAGCCGCGTCGCGCGCAGCAACGCCGAACTGCTCCCCAAACTCGGCGCGCGGGTCGTCCTGTGCGGCCCCGCCACGCTGCTCCCCGCCGACCTCGCCGCGCTGCCCGGCGTGACCCTCACCACCGACCCCGTGGAGGCCGTGCGGGGCGCGCACGCCGTCATGGCCCTGCGGCTCCAGCAGGAACGCATGAGCGGCGGGTACCTGGGCAGCCTCCAGGAGTACGCCGACACCTATCAGGTCAACGAGACCCTGATGGCGCACGCCGAGAGCGGCGCGATCGTCCTGCACCCCGGCCCCATGAACCGCGACGTGGAGATCAGCACCGAGGCTGCCGACGGCCCACGCAGCCGCATCCTGAAGCAGGTCGAGAACGGCCAGGCCATACGAATGAGCGTGCTGTACCACCTGCTGGTCGGACGGGACTGA
- the pyrR gene encoding bifunctional pyr operon transcriptional regulator/uracil phosphoribosyltransferase PyrR: MPAKATILSADEVRRALTRIAHEIVERNKGAQDLAIIGVHTRGIPLAERLASKLSELEGVEIPTGMLDITLYRDDLSEVAHQPIIRETHVPFDIAQRRVVLVDDVLYTGRTVRAALDALIDLGRPLGIQLAVLIDRGHRELPIRADYVGKNLPTAKSELVKVKLQETDGVDIVELWDLEDVK, from the coding sequence ATGCCCGCTAAAGCCACCATTCTCAGCGCCGATGAAGTCCGCCGCGCCCTGACGCGCATCGCGCACGAGATCGTCGAGCGGAACAAGGGCGCGCAGGATCTGGCGATCATCGGCGTGCACACGCGCGGCATCCCGCTCGCCGAACGTCTCGCCTCCAAACTCAGCGAGCTGGAGGGCGTGGAGATCCCCACCGGGATGCTCGACATCACCCTGTACCGCGACGACCTCTCGGAGGTGGCGCACCAGCCGATCATCCGCGAGACGCATGTGCCCTTCGACATCGCCCAGCGCCGCGTGGTGCTCGTGGACGACGTGCTGTACACCGGCCGCACCGTGCGCGCCGCGCTCGACGCGCTGATCGACCTAGGGCGGCCCCTGGGCATCCAGCTCGCCGTGCTCATCGACCGCGGGCACCGCGAACTTCCCATCCGCGCCGACTACGTGGGCAAGAACCTCCCCACCGCCAAGAGCGAGCTCGTGAAGGTCAAGTTGCAGGAGACGGACGGCGTGGACATCGTGGAGCTGTGGGATCTGGAGGACGTGAAATGA
- a CDS encoding Hsp20/alpha crystallin family protein has protein sequence MMRFDPFREIEELTQRMDRAFGQSGGTVRLAPPVDVHEDERGLELTLDLPGVSPDAIHIEAENNTLTVQAERKYARQDGRTAHRVERAYGTLARTFSVPAKYDLTKVEADFDHGTLSIRVPRSEAAQKRAVTVRSGGQLTAPRTVDAQGDTTTGTPQQA, from the coding sequence GTGATGCGATTTGATCCCTTCCGTGAAATCGAGGAACTCACCCAGCGCATGGATCGCGCGTTCGGCCAGTCCGGCGGCACCGTCCGGCTCGCCCCGCCCGTGGACGTCCACGAGGACGAGCGCGGCCTGGAACTCACCCTCGACCTGCCCGGCGTCAGCCCCGACGCCATCCACATCGAGGCGGAGAACAACACCCTGACCGTGCAGGCCGAGCGCAAGTACGCCCGGCAGGACGGCCGCACCGCGCACCGCGTGGAGCGCGCCTACGGCACCCTGGCCCGTACCTTCAGCGTGCCCGCCAAGTACGACCTGACCAAGGTGGAGGCCGACTTCGACCACGGCACCCTGAGCATCCGGGTCCCGCGCAGCGAGGCCGCGCAGAAGCGCGCCGTGACGGTGCGCAGCGGCGGCCAGCTGACCGCGCCCAGGACCGTGGACGCCCAGGGCGACACCACGACCGGCACGCCGCAGCAGGCGTAA
- a CDS encoding phosphatidylserine decarboxylase: MRLRPLLPLAVLGSAVWYVRRVHRFRDPVRLPPAHTDAVLSPADGVVCFVRRVSNGQIETAGSARPVHAFAGDVATDGWLLGVVIGPLDVHYTYLPVGGTVGTIAHTPASAAAPLLPLQVQAGLLARQPTDLLDAPGMWHNERLAVTVHADMGDMTVTMVAPGPPLDAMPYVKQGDRARAGYKLAFLPRGGLVTIALPAHMTPLVSVGDHVTGMQTVFARA; this comes from the coding sequence ATGCGCCTGCGTCCTCTCCTGCCTCTGGCTGTCCTCGGGAGCGCTGTGTGGTATGTCCGCCGGGTTCACCGGTTCCGTGATCCCGTCCGGCTGCCTCCGGCCCACACGGACGCGGTGCTCAGTCCCGCCGATGGCGTGGTGTGCTTCGTGCGGCGCGTCAGCAACGGGCAGATCGAAACTGCCGGTTCGGCCCGGCCGGTGCACGCCTTCGCCGGCGACGTGGCGACCGACGGCTGGCTGCTGGGGGTCGTGATCGGGCCGCTGGACGTGCACTACACGTACCTGCCGGTCGGGGGCACGGTCGGCACGATCGCCCACACGCCTGCCAGCGCCGCCGCGCCGCTGCTGCCCCTGCAGGTGCAGGCGGGTCTGCTCGCGCGGCAGCCCACAGACCTGCTGGACGCCCCCGGCATGTGGCACAACGAGCGCCTCGCCGTGACCGTCCACGCCGACATGGGCGACATGACCGTCACGATGGTGGCCCCCGGCCCCCCACTGGACGCCATGCCCTACGTGAAACAGGGAGATCGTGCCCGCGCCGGCTACAAGCTGGCCTTTCTGCCTCGGGGCGGTCTGGTCACGATCGCCCTGCCCGCCCACATGACGCCGCTGGTCTCGGTCGGCGACCACGTGACCGGCATGCAGACCGTCTTCGCCCGCGCCTGA
- a CDS encoding peptidylprolyl isomerase: MPKRLPLASVLIGVSLAACAPAARGQSTAAPATAPTPASTPAVSAAPTAAATFTAVPPLSAAPVRVFQGAAQVVDPTKTYRAVLTTTQGDITVELDAKAAPVAVNNFVFLALNRFYDGTRFHRVIEGFMAQGGDPLSADPAQRPRWGTGGPGYQFAAEVRSGLRFDRPGVLGMARSASLTSQGSQFFVTLAPADFLSGQYTVFGRVVAGQDVLARVTRTARSSAAGETAIPGVVPDTLRSVQILTSP; this comes from the coding sequence ATGCCAAAGCGCCTTCCCCTGGCCTCCGTCCTGATCGGTGTCAGCCTCGCCGCGTGCGCTCCCGCGGCGCGGGGACAGTCCACCGCTGCGCCTGCCACCGCGCCCACACCCGCCAGCACGCCTGCGGTCAGTGCGGCCCCGACAGCGGCTGCCACGTTCACCGCCGTTCCTCCGCTGAGTGCCGCACCGGTGCGGGTCTTCCAGGGCGCTGCCCAGGTGGTCGATCCCACGAAGACCTACCGGGCAGTCCTGACCACCACCCAGGGCGACATCACGGTCGAGCTGGATGCCAAGGCCGCGCCCGTGGCCGTGAACAACTTCGTGTTCCTGGCGCTGAACCGCTTCTATGACGGCACGCGCTTTCACCGCGTGATCGAGGGCTTCATGGCGCAGGGTGGCGATCCGCTGAGCGCGGATCCGGCGCAGCGCCCCCGCTGGGGCACGGGCGGCCCCGGCTACCAGTTCGCCGCCGAGGTCAGAAGCGGCCTGCGCTTCGACCGGCCCGGCGTGCTGGGCATGGCGCGGTCGGCCAGCCTGACGTCGCAGGGCAGCCAGTTCTTCGTGACACTGGCCCCCGCCGACTTCCTGAGCGGGCAGTACACCGTGTTCGGCCGGGTCGTGGCCGGACAGGACGTGCTGGCCAGGGTGACGCGCACCGCCCGGAGCAGCGCGGCCGGCGAGACCGCCATCCCCGGCGTGGTGCCCGACACCCTGCGGAGCGTGCAGATCCTGACATCGCCGTGA